Proteins encoded within one genomic window of Patescibacteria group bacterium:
- a CDS encoding tyrosine-type recombinase/integrase, which produces MKRIVLPYLDEFLLNLQTNNYSEETIYNYERDLITFQNFLNESKVNFENIDKKTILNYKAYLTSRDRKTPKNLPSKKRLGSYSINRTLSSLRSYFKFLIEMDHPTPVSPDVIKLIKTEKRHPRVSEFEEVIKLIESPTLFEKNRVVAARNRAILETLFSTGMRISELINLKKNQIDPQGRIFIRGKGKKERFVYLTPRAEKYIKRYLAIRGQTDSPYLFIPYRGKNVNLKDKKISPNYLEERVKRYRELLGLNVPISVHGIRHAFATYLAESGANPAAIQILLGHESLDTTTKYVHASDRYAEKIHRKFHPLKE; this is translated from the coding sequence ATGAAAAGAATTGTCCTACCTTATCTAGATGAATTTTTGCTTAATCTCCAGACTAATAATTATTCTGAAGAGACAATTTATAATTACGAAAGAGATTTAATAACTTTCCAAAATTTTCTTAACGAATCAAAAGTTAATTTTGAAAATATTGATAAAAAGACAATTCTCAATTATAAGGCTTATCTAACTTCTCGAGACCGTAAGACGCCAAAAAATTTGCCGAGCAAAAAAAGGCTTGGCAGTTATTCTATCAACCGAACACTTTCGAGTCTTCGCTCTTATTTTAAATTTTTAATTGAGATGGACCATCCCACACCAGTCTCGCCGGATGTTATTAAATTAATTAAAACGGAAAAAAGACATCCGCGTGTTTCAGAATTTGAGGAAGTGATAAAGTTAATTGAATCGCCGACTCTTTTTGAGAAAAATAGAGTTGTAGCAGCTCGAAATCGGGCTATTTTGGAAACGCTATTTTCAACAGGAATGAGGATTTCAGAGTTAATTAATCTCAAAAAAAATCAAATTGATCCGCAAGGACGCATTTTTATTCGTGGGAAGGGAAAGAAAGAACGATTTGTTTATCTAACACCTCGCGCAGAAAAATATATTAAAAGATATCTAGCCATTCGAGGTCAAACGGATTCTCCTTATTTATTTATCCCCTATCGCGGGAAAAACGTCAATTTAAAAGATAAAAAGATTTCTCCTAATTATTTAGAAGAAAGAGTAAAGAGATATCGAGAATTACTTGGTCTCAATGTGCCTATTTCGGTTCATGGCATCCGTCATGCTTTTGCCACCTATCTCGCTGAAAGTGGTGCCAATCCAGCAGCCATTCAAATTTTATTAGGCCATGAATCGTTAGATACAACTACCAAATATGTTCACGCCTCCGATCGCTATGCGGAAAAAATTCATCGAAAATTTCATCCTCTCAAAGAATAA
- a CDS encoding cell division protein FtsQ/DivIB: MRIISFFQKKQIPERKRARREYQEKKTVSKFLIWVIIFFVVFLISSLFYLIFFSSIFKIRYISFEVNDQPLLKIDEELLKSEINKILSKKFYFLTLDNIFFLPKKEIENLFTSDRQIEKFQIFKIFPNGMKIKIDLWQPVATFLSQGGDYLLLNKNGAIIKKINESEATLADLPMIVDLSNRPMGTLPLLSIFEFFKKTTNFDCKIRRIEIIEEKGVLSYQAITSENWKIYFEPKENLSEQINNLALILREKIDDRQKLEYIDLRFGHRIFYK; encoded by the coding sequence ATGCGCATCATTTCTTTTTTTCAAAAAAAACAAATACCAGAAAGGAAGAGGGCGAGACGAGAGTACCAAGAAAAAAAGACGGTTTCAAAGTTTCTCATCTGGGTCATTATTTTTTTTGTTGTTTTTTTGATTAGTAGTTTATTTTATTTAATTTTCTTTTCATCAATTTTTAAAATTAGATATATCTCTTTTGAAGTCAATGATCAACCTTTATTGAAAATAGATGAGGAATTGTTAAAAAGTGAAATTAATAAAATTTTATCGAAAAAGTTTTATTTTTTAACTTTGGATAACATTTTCTTTTTGCCAAAAAAAGAAATAGAAAATCTTTTTACCAGCGATCGGCAGATAGAAAAGTTTCAAATTTTTAAAATTTTTCCTAATGGAATGAAGATAAAAATTGATCTTTGGCAACCAGTAGCGACTTTTTTGTCTCAAGGGGGCGATTACTTATTATTAAACAAGAACGGCGCCATAATTAAGAAGATAAATGAGAGTGAGGCTACTTTAGCTGATTTACCGATGATTGTTGATCTGAGTAATCGTCCAATGGGAACTTTGCCGCTTTTATCTATTTTTGAATTTTTCAAAAAAACCACTAATTTTGACTGTAAGATTCGTAGAATAGAAATTATTGAAGAAAAAGGTGTTTTAAGTTACCAAGCCATTACTTCAGAAAATTGGAAAATTTATTTTGAACCAAAAGAGAATCTATCTGAACAAATTAACAACCTTGCCCTGATTTTAAGAGAAAAAATTGATGACCGACAAAAACTTGAATATATTGATTTGAGATTTGGTCATCGAATTTTTTATAAATAA